Proteins from a single region of Companilactobacillus farciminis KCTC 3681 = DSM 20184:
- a CDS encoding YhbY family RNA-binding protein, with amino-acid sequence MIIKGKKNRYLRSQAATMKPVIQVGRDGITENLLKQLDILIEKNELIKVSLLQNTMVEPQDLIDALSEFDADIVHIQTIGSKMVFYKKASKIKNRKYSIELEKM; translated from the coding sequence ATGATAATTAAAGGAAAAAAGAACCGCTATTTAAGAAGCCAAGCAGCAACTATGAAACCAGTTATTCAAGTAGGTCGCGATGGTATTACTGAAAACTTGCTTAAACAATTGGACATTTTGATCGAAAAGAACGAACTTATTAAAGTTTCTTTGCTTCAAAATACGATGGTTGAGCCACAGGATCTAATCGATGCCTTGAGCGAATTCGATGCAGATATCGTTCACATCCAAACAATTGGTTCCAAGATGGTTTTCTATAAGAAAGCTTCAAAAATCAAGAATCGTAAATATTCAATTGAATTAGAGAAAATGTAA
- a CDS encoding nicotinate-nucleotide adenylyltransferase, translating to MNTQKQLLTKEKLEFHSNLPKRHVGILGGTFNPIHLGHLVIAEQVYEQLCLDKVLFLPDKIPPHRGVKKTIPDIKSDDRIEMIKLAIRDNMHFDLDLTDIRRGGVSYTFETIKLLKDLNPNTEYYFIIGGDMVENLPKWSHIDELIKMVHFVGVCRKGFEEKSKYPILWVNTPEMEISSSMIREKVKQGQSIKYLVPDDVAWYIKDRGLYRE from the coding sequence ATGAATACTCAAAAACAATTATTAACTAAAGAAAAATTAGAATTTCATAGTAATTTGCCAAAACGACACGTCGGAATTTTGGGTGGTACTTTTAATCCGATTCATCTAGGACATTTGGTGATAGCGGAACAAGTTTATGAACAATTGTGCTTGGACAAAGTTTTGTTCTTGCCTGATAAGATTCCACCTCATCGTGGCGTCAAGAAGACTATTCCTGATATTAAAAGCGATGATCGAATCGAAATGATCAAATTGGCCATTCGTGACAATATGCATTTTGATTTGGACTTGACCGATATTCGTCGTGGCGGAGTTAGTTATACTTTTGAAACAATCAAATTGCTCAAAGACTTAAATCCGAATACTGAGTATTACTTTATAATAGGTGGAGACATGGTAGAGAATTTACCGAAATGGTCTCACATCGATGAACTGATCAAGATGGTGCATTTTGTAGGAGTTTGTCGAAAAGGCTTTGAGGAAAAATCAAAGTATCCTATACTTTGGGTAAATACTCCCGAAATGGAAATTAGTTCGAGTATGATTCGAGAAAAAGTCAAACAGGGACAATCGATTAAATACTTAGTTCCTGATGATGTAGCTTGGTATATCAAAGATAGGGGGCTTTATCGTGAGTGA
- the yqeK gene encoding bis(5'-nucleosyl)-tetraphosphatase (symmetrical) YqeK encodes MSEFNYEGIKSGLKRADILNRMEDTLSDFRYNHCLRVEKTSRALAAEFGGDVDRAGLAGLLHDYAKERSDEEFITEINKKHLDPELLHANNAIWHGIVGAEIIKDELGIYDEDVLNAIRRHTVGSTNMTQVDKAVFVGDFIEPGRDFPGIDEARKYAEKSLDSAVTFELKHSIQHLVDTNREIYPATFVSYNYWIKKGEL; translated from the coding sequence GTGAGTGAATTTAATTACGAAGGCATTAAGAGTGGTTTGAAACGAGCAGACATTTTGAACAGAATGGAAGACACCTTGAGTGATTTTCGTTATAATCATTGTTTGCGAGTTGAAAAAACCTCACGTGCTCTAGCCGCTGAATTTGGTGGTGATGTAGATCGAGCTGGTTTAGCTGGATTATTGCATGACTACGCTAAAGAACGAAGCGATGAAGAATTTATTACTGAAATTAATAAAAAACATTTAGACCCAGAATTGTTACATGCTAATAATGCTATTTGGCACGGAATCGTCGGTGCTGAAATTATTAAGGATGAATTGGGTATTTATGACGAGGATGTTTTAAACGCCATTAGAAGACATACCGTGGGTTCTACGAACATGACTCAAGTAGACAAAGCTGTCTTTGTAGGTGATTTTATTGAACCAGGTCGAGATTTTCCCGGTATCGATGAAGCAAGAAAATATGCTGAAAAATCCCTCGATAGTGCCGTAACTTTTGAATTAAAACATTCAATTCAACATTTAGTTGATACAAATAGAGAAATTTATCCAGCAACTTTTGTTAGTTACAATTACTGGATCAAAAAAGGAGAATTATAA